In Qipengyuania psychrotolerans, one DNA window encodes the following:
- a CDS encoding alpha-amylase family glycosyl hydrolase, producing MSGVLPWWKGAVIYQIYPRSFMDSNGDGIGDLPGITQRLPHIADLGADAIWISPFFKSPMKDFGYDVADYCDVDPIFGTLADFDKVVARSHELGLKVLIDQVYSHTSDEHKWFTESRSSRHNDKADWYVWADAKPDGSPPSNWQSVFGGPAWTWDARRGQYYLHNFLSSQPQLNLHNADAQQAVLEVMRFWLERGVDGFRIDALNFAMHDPQLRDNPPAPATNKPRTRPFDFQLKTYNQSHPDIPAFIERIRNLTDEYDGIFTVAEVGGDDAVREMRAFTQGETHLNSAYGFNFLYADALTPTLVCSALAEWPDEQGLGWPSWAFENHDAPRALSRWCKPEDREAFARLKTLLLMSLRGNAILYYGEELGLMQVDIPFDQLHDPEAIANWPLTLSRDGARTPMPWDESDCAGFGSETPWLPIGDHNRDLAVELQRASASSLLASTKTAIALRKTNPALHHGRIADCTHDGDLLELTREADGQLLRCRFNLGSDQIDCSDCEGEVRLAINGASTTSLPPYSAIILELEA from the coding sequence ATGAGCGGGGTGCTGCCTTGGTGGAAGGGTGCGGTAATCTATCAGATCTATCCGCGCAGCTTCATGGATTCCAACGGGGACGGTATCGGCGATCTCCCGGGCATCACCCAGCGCCTGCCGCACATTGCCGACCTGGGTGCGGATGCGATCTGGATATCTCCCTTCTTCAAATCCCCCATGAAGGATTTCGGCTACGACGTAGCTGATTACTGCGATGTCGATCCGATTTTCGGTACGCTGGCGGATTTCGATAAAGTCGTCGCCCGGTCGCACGAGCTTGGGCTCAAGGTCCTGATCGACCAAGTCTATTCGCACACCTCCGACGAGCATAAATGGTTTACCGAAAGCCGTTCCAGCCGCCACAACGACAAGGCTGACTGGTATGTCTGGGCCGATGCCAAGCCCGACGGCTCTCCGCCTTCGAACTGGCAATCCGTTTTCGGTGGTCCTGCGTGGACGTGGGATGCCAGGCGGGGGCAGTATTACCTGCACAATTTCCTCAGCAGCCAGCCGCAGCTAAACCTGCACAATGCCGATGCACAGCAGGCGGTGCTCGAAGTGATGCGTTTCTGGCTGGAACGCGGTGTCGACGGATTCCGGATCGATGCGCTCAATTTTGCGATGCATGACCCACAGCTGCGCGACAATCCGCCCGCCCCTGCCACGAATAAGCCGCGCACGCGCCCGTTCGATTTCCAGCTCAAGACCTACAACCAGAGCCATCCGGATATCCCGGCGTTCATCGAACGAATTCGCAATCTGACCGACGAATACGACGGTATCTTCACCGTTGCCGAAGTCGGCGGCGATGATGCCGTGCGCGAAATGAGGGCCTTTACCCAAGGCGAAACCCATCTCAATTCGGCTTACGGGTTCAACTTCCTTTATGCTGACGCCTTGACGCCCACCCTTGTCTGCTCGGCCTTGGCCGAATGGCCGGACGAGCAGGGACTGGGCTGGCCGAGCTGGGCGTTTGAAAACCACGACGCGCCGCGCGCGCTGAGTCGCTGGTGCAAGCCGGAAGACCGCGAGGCTTTTGCCCGGCTCAAGACGCTCCTGCTGATGAGCCTGCGGGGCAACGCCATCCTTTATTATGGAGAGGAGCTCGGCCTTATGCAGGTCGATATCCCGTTCGACCAGCTCCACGATCCCGAAGCGATTGCGAACTGGCCGCTCACCCTTAGCCGCGATGGTGCGCGTACACCGATGCCTTGGGACGAAAGCGACTGCGCCGGTTTTGGCAGCGAGACCCCTTGGCTGCCCATCGGAGATCACAACCGCGATCTGGCGGTCGAGTTGCAGCGAGCATCGGCGTCATCCCTGCTCGCCTCCACCAAGACTGCGATTGCGCTGCGCAAGACGAACCCTGCCCTGCACCACGGCCGTATCGCGGACTGCACGCATGACGGCGATTTGCTGGAATTAACGCGGGAGGCAGATGGGCAACTGCTGCGTTGCCGGTTTAATCTGGGCAGCGACCAGATCGACTGTTCCGACTGCGAAGGCGAAGTACGGCTCGCGATCAACGGTGCCAGCACGACATCCCTGCCCCCCTACTCAGCCATCATTCTGGAGCTTGAAGCTTGA